TCCATCTGGTTGGTTTTGCCTGGAGCTCTGAGGCTTCCCTATTGAAAGGCTGAACAATGTCCCCTGTGTTCTGTGGTCCCTGGGACTAGTGAGAACAGAGCCTATTATCCCTACTGTATTTCTCTGGCTGTCATCAACACTGTGCAGGGGCCTTGCAGGTCCCTGGCAGCTGCCTTGTGCAGCTCACCCTGACTGATGGGAAAGAGACTTCACAGCTCACTGCCAAGGGCCATGATGGGCTGTGACCAGATGCTGGGGGCACATTCAGACATTGGTTTTCCTGGATCTGCAGGTTCATTGCATCTCCTGacctctcttttcattttttctttttggtttttcaagaagacagggtttctctgtgtagccttggctgtcctggaattagctctgtagaggGCTGGCTCCACAGAGATCTTGCCTGCCactgtgccccccaccccccacttctgCAATTAAAGTgcgtgctaccactgcccagccaacattttgtttttgagacatggttttactatatagcccaggctggcctagaacttgctaagtaggccaggctggccacatatttaaaaagatccacctgcctctgtctctcaggtCTGGGCCCAAAGGGATGCACTACTACACCAATTTCAAAAAGCAAGGTTTTTATTGTATACAAGCCGGCAGGGACTTCTACTGGAAAACTGATGCAACAGCCGCCAGAGGAGGGGGTGCTTTAGCGCATTTAGCCACGCTCTTTTAAAGGGGAAAGCCACAAAAAATTACCTTAGTGGGTGAGGTCCATTTCTGATTGCTTAACATTTAGCAGAGTCAGAGGAATTTATATTTTTGGCAGTACAcctgtaatttaaatatttttattggttgTCATGGGGATGGATTATTCTATGGTTCCTGGGTTGTACTGTGACCTTTTCACTTTTCCTGAAAGtggtctgtttttttgttttgttttggttttggttttggttttgaattcCTTGGAACAGGGTAGAACTGGGTAACTAACTTGGAGGTCAAGGTGGGGTTGCTCTACTCTGTTTCCAGTGTTGCTGAGGTttatctaatttcattttttttttttttttttttttttttacccagaaagggtttctctgtttagctttccAGCCTATCCTGAGCTCTCTTTCCAGCCTATCCagctctcttgtagaccaggctggtcttgaactcacagagatccgcctgcctctgcctcccaagtgctgggagtaaaggtgtgtgccaccaatgcccggcttctaaTTTGATGTTAAGTATTTCATTTGCAATGGAGATGAGAGCTAGGGCTCTGCTGTACACGCACACTTCTCACATTGACCTGCTGAAGTCCAGTCTTGAATAGCAGATGCCTGAGTTCAAATGGACATCCCCATCTCAGTCAGTCTTGTTTCTTCCCTTTGTATCTTACATTCCCAGCCCTCAGTGTCTGTGGGTAGCACTGTCCTTACCTTGTCTGCATTGCCCACCAGGGAAGGATGTTGCTCCCTAGAACATGACGGAGCTCAGAGCTCAGTGGCTTCTTTGTCATTGTCAGTAGCACACTCTGCAGCACAGGCTGCTGCTTGCCTTCCGTGTACTGCTAGATGTGTGGGAAGAACTAGTGTGctggggtggggagttgggggaggtggtgggggtTTTAGCAGGTTCAGGGTATGTGTTAGCATCTTTCCTACTTCTTCCTGTGGAAGGAAGTGAAATCCCAGAGAGGGGACCCTTTATGTCAGCCACCTTTTTAGTTAGGGGCCTTCCTGTGGCGGAACAGCCAGAAGTGGGACCCTATCAAGGTTAAGGCTATCCAAAGGGACTTGGCTTTGTGTCCTTCTCCGGATCAAGGCAGCCAGCCCTTCCTAGTCTACAGATGGGAAGGAAGTGGGACCCTCTTAGAGTAGGGAGTaacctggcttctctggctttttttctttggtttttcgagacagggtttctctgtcactttggaggctgtcctggaactagctattgtagaccaggctggtcttgaactcacagagatccacctgcctctgcctcccgagtgctgggagtgtaccaccaacacccagctggctttttttattatttatttttatttattaagcaCACATATGAGTGCtctctctgcatgtatgtctttacaccagaagagagcatcagatcccactgtaaatggttgtgagccaccatgtggttgctaggagctaaattcaggacctctggaagaatagccagtattcttaactgctaagccatctctccagctcccataatttttaatgatttatttatctttattttgtgtgcatctgtgttttgcctgcatgtatgtctatgtgagggtgttaggtctcctggaactggagttacaagcagttatgagttgccatgtggatgcttggaattgaacccaggtcttttagAAGTGCAGCCAGATCTCTtgaccactcagccatctctctggttcttttgcttttcttcgagacagggtttctcattgtagtcctggctgtcctggaacttgctctgtagatccagactggccttgactcacagagatccaactgcctcagcctctgctaggattaaaggcatgcaccatcaccacctgacccttctctggttctctctctttttttttttttttttttggtttttcgagacaggttttctctgtggctttggaggctgtcctggaactagctcttgttgaccaggctggtctcgaactcacaaagatcccgagtgctgggattaaaggcgtgcgccaccaacgccctgctcttCTCTGGTTCTTAAAGAACTTATTTCTTCCCCCCTTTTGCAAGTGACCTTCCTGGAACCATGATGCTGTCATGCCCAACACTGCTTCCTCTGCCCACAGCCCTCATCCCTCTCCTCTTGCCACTGGCACTTAGCAGGCTATCTGGGCAGTTGCAGGATACTGGCATGAGTAGTATTCCATGAGCTTATAAGGACCCAAGTTGCTAGAGGCTGGACCTCAGACCAGCCTCACCTCAGGCACAGGGGCTGATGGGTGAGGCCAGATTTTGGACTTAGGGCAGAAGGGCCCTCAGGAACGAACACTCTGCAGCCTGCCTGAGGTTTAAGCTGCTTCTGCTGTATACAGGTCTCTGAAGGTTGGTCTGCTCATCTCCCTGGACTACTGGTGGTGTACAAATGTTATCCTACGAGGAGTGGAGGAGGTTTGTCCTCATATCCTGAGCACATGGCAGGGAGGGGGGGATGCTGGAGGTAGGGGGTGCTGGGGGCATCAGGGAGTGGCCACCTGTCCCCAGCCTTTCTTCCATGCCTGTGGTCAGAACAGCCCGGGGTATGTGAAGGTGATGTCTGCATGTCACCAGCGTGCGGCTGACGCCCTGGTGGCAGGAGCCATCCGCAATGGGGGCCTCTATGTGAAACTGGGTCAAGGACTGTGCTCCTTCAACCACCTGCTGCCACCTGAGTACATCCAGACGTTGCGTGTGCTGGAGGACAAGGCTCTCACTCGGGGCTTCCGAGAGGTGAGCCCACCTGATGtggcagagggaagaggaagctgcCTCAGCAGCCCTGGCAGTGACTCTAAGCATTTCTTGACAGGTGGATGAGCTGTTCCTTGAAGACTTCCAGGCACTGCCTAATGAACTCTTCCAGGAGTTTGACTATGAGCCGATGGCTGCTGCAAGCCTAGCTCAGGTGCACCGTGCCAAGCTACATGATGGCACTGCTGTGGCTGTAAAGGTATCTATGCTGCTGTACTCTAGATGGATCCTGGGCCAGTGGTGACCCTGGATTTCAGTGTACCCTGGCCTACTGCAGGTACAGTACATTGACCTACGAGACCGCTTTGATGGGGATGTGCACACACTGGAACTTCTGCTGCAACTCGTAGAGCTCATGCACCCCAGCTTCGGCTTCAGCTGGGTCCTACAGGTAGTGCCACCCATAGCAGGTGGGAGAGTGGCAGCTGGTGGTAAGTGCTAAACCCTGATGGGACTGACCCACCCATGTATCACCTCCAGGACCTGAAGGGGACCCTGGCCCAGGAGCTGGACTTCGAAAATGAGGGCCGAAATTCTGAGCGCTGTGCTCAAGAGCTAAAGCACTTCCATTATGTCGTTGTCCCTCGGGTGCACTGGGATAAGTCTAGCAAGGTGGGCTGGGTAGAGCTTTCCCTGAGGGTGGGGCAACACACATTTGCGGAGCTCACTCAGCCTCTTGCTCTCCCAGCGGGTGCTGACAGCTGACTTCTGTGAAGGCTGTAAAGTGAATGACACAGAGGCCATCAAAAGGCAGGGACTGGCAGTGCAGGACGTGAGTACCATGTGTTGAGGGAGGCAGTGCATGCTGGATGATGGCTGCTGCCATGTATTCCCCCGTGTTCTCCCTAGGTAGCAAAGAAGCTGATCCAGACTTTTGCTGAACAGATATTCTACACTGGCTTCATTCACTCTGACCCCCACCCTGGAAATGGTAGGAGAGCCCCCAGGGTGGGGTCTTAGAGGGGTGGCTTGAGCTGACAGGCTGTGTTCCTAGTTCTGGTGCGGAAAGGTCCAGATGGAAAAGCAGAGCTGGTACTCCTGGACCACGGTCTCTACCAGTTCCTAGATGAGAAGTAAGCTGGGGCCAAGCATGGGGGGCCAGGGGGAGGGCAGGCATCTTTGGGCCTTGGGCCCTTCTTCCTGCATCTTGGAGCTCAGTTAGGCCTTCCTGCAGGGACCGATCCTCCCTGTGTCAGCTGTGGCGGGCCATCATCCTGAGGGACAGTGCTGCAATGAAGACACACGCAGCTGAACTTGGGGTACAAGGTAAGGGTGGGTGTTTGTGGGACAGTCAGAAGCCTGCCACTGGGCACCAAACGGAACTCCTGCCTTCTCCACAGACTATATGCTGTTCTCTGAGGTGCTCATGCAGCGACCAGTGCGCCTGGGCCAGCTGTGGGGCTCCCACCTGTTGAGCCGTGAGGAGACTGTCTACATGCAGGATATGGCTCGTGAACACTTTGAAGGCATAATGGAAGTACTCAAGGCACTGCCACGGCCCATGCTACTTGTGCTGCGAAACATCAATACAGTGCGTGCCATCAACTCAACATTGGGCACCCCTGTGGACCGCTACTTCCTCATGGCCAAGAGGTTGGTGACCAAAGGGGAAGACTGAAGGGGCTGCAGCAGGTTAGCAGGCTGATGTGTGTATCTGATAACAGTGCTGTCTGGGGTTGGAGCCGCCTGGTGGGTGCAGCATACCATGGCATTTACAGCAGCAGCCTCTTACGCCACATCAAGGTCATCTGGGAGACATTCAAGTTTGAAGTGGCCCTGAGGTGAGTGAACACGGGGCTGGATGGGTGGCTGACCAGGATCTGCTCCCCATCAACTTATGACCTTTACCCTGCCCCTCTAGGCTGGAGATCCTTGCCATGCGGCTCACTGCCCTCCTGCTTCGTGTTCTGGCCCGCCTGGGCTTTGCCCCCAAGGCTAAGGATGTCTCCCAGTACCTGGAGATGTAGCTCCCTGAGCCACAACAACTGCAAGGCTGCCAGGGGCCAGCAGAGTTTCCAGCCTGGGCACACTGAGCAGGCCCCAGTGCATAAATCTTACAACCCAGAGCCTGGAATGGGGAGTACACTATGGGGGCTCTTAAACACAATGACCACACACTTGTCTGGAAGAAatcgttttctttttcttttatacaaaATGGGTAGAGATAATTGTACAATGGCAGGGTATCACAGAGTTAGAAGTGAGCAGTGACACGGTCTGTCTCCAGCAAGTCATCCAGAATCTGTGGGATGATGGGGAGGTAAAGGTGTGACTGGGTAGGGCATCTGGTGAGGCAGATGagctaaggagagagagaggtggtacTCACAATGTCGGGTGTGGTACCTATCTTCTTGGCCAGCTCACTGCGCTCCATGGTGCTGAGGTATAGGTAGCGGTTTAGCAGCTCTCCATCAAGGACATTGCGCACAGCGTTCTGTAGGATGCGCCGGTCAACATGCAGCATTCTAGGGTGGTGGACATCGGGGTCAGAGCACACCTGGGGTGCAGGGAGGGACCCGGGAAGGGGGACACTCACCGGAAGGCACGGGggttgaggccagcatggtgggGTAGCATGGTTGTCAGTGCATTCTGCAGCATCAGCAGCCGTCGGTATGTCTTCTCTTGCATGGGCAGCAGGAGCCCAATGCCACCATCCAGGGTGGCTGAAGAGACAATGTGTGAGCCAGGCTGATCATCCCATCCCTAGGCACCCTTACCCCAGTACTCACCAAACCACGTGATGTGCTTGTTTTCCCACATGACTGACTTCTTGCTGGGCCCCTCAGCAGCGCCTCGGCATGGGGTCCTCCAGAATGTGTTCACAtgggcacccacatggaagtCTGCTCGGCGCAGCAGGCGCATGCCCCCAAAACTCTCTTTGGCTGAGCACAGAACCTCAAGTCATGACCTGCCCACTGCCTGGTACCCATCCCAGGAAGAGGCTGCAGAGGAACCACTCACCTTCTGGCAGATACATATACACCATAAGATTGCGGTCTCGGTCAGACACTGATGAACAGAGGGACTCAGAGTCAGCTCAGCGATTCACGCCCCGCTAGTGTAGCCTCCCAGGGACCCACACACTCACCTAAGAAGCCCAGCTGGGCATTGTCTACCATGAAATCCACGCTGTACACCTCCAAAGGCTTGGCAtcctgggaaaggaaaagggcGGTGTTGGAGCAGGCACTGGACTGGTGCCCACCTGCACACCTGTCCCTATGAGTACCCGGGACACCAGGCTCAGCGTCTTGCTCTCCTCCTGGTAACGCAGCAGTGAGATGCTCTTCATGACATCCGCTGCCAGGATGAAGTTCTTGACACTGATCATCTGGTGGATGTAGAGCTGGGTGTCAATGAAGGCCATGCCAGTCAGCTCGCTGGCCCGCAGGCTCCACAGGAAGATCTGAAGGGCAGGAGATGGTGAGCAGAGTAGCTGTTAGAGGCCAAACAGCTGCtacaggagggaagggagggacaggAATAAATGACGCACTTTTTGGCCAATGGCTGACACCAAGTGGCCATTGCAGTGGCACAGCGCAGTCACGggccctttctgctccttctcaTACAGGACCTTGAACTTGTTCTTAGTCAGGGGCTGCCCAGGCTCAGGGACCACTTCAATCACATCCATGATCAAGATctggaagggaaagggagtgCATGGAGATGGCAGATGGTCTGCTGGGGGCTGCCTGCCCCCACCCAAAGGCCCTTACCCGCCCACGGCATGTGACTTCTTCCCCCTGCATGAGGCaagtcccagcagccacatagccCTTTAGGCCTGAAACGGTCTCCTCACTGCGCAGTGACACCGTCTTCATGCACGTGACATGCTCCCATTCCTCTAGCTCAATCCTGCATGAAGCCAAGCTGCATTATTACTTGCTACCTCCAAGCTGCCACCAAAGAGCAGCCCCTGGTAGGTCCATCCTCACCTGGCATTAGGAATGGCCTCCCAGCTGACTGGAGAGATGAGCTGGATGGAGAAGGCTTCCTGCTGGGGGTGGATGTATCTGTCATCTGTTGAGACAAGGAAAGTGAGTCAGTCACCCTGAACAGTACAGCCAAGCTCTGCCCCACCCTACCCTCAAGTGTTGCATACCTCTTTCAATAGCCTCAAATTCCTTTTCCTCACCAGTCATTCGTGGGATTCGAGTACAAGGTGTGTTGGTGCTGGTGGCCACAGCATACACCTGGGTGTTAGAGAGTGTCACATGCCAGAGGCCAGGCTCAGAAGGAGCCTGGGGGATATGGGACAGGGACAGACCTTGGACTCTACATGGTACGCCACATAGTGGGCTGTGCAGCGCAGCGGGATCTTCCTGACAGGCCATGGAGCATCATAGGAGAGGTATGCAGGCAGGACACTGATCCTCAGTTCACCCTAGGGGTACAGTGGGTAGCAAAGTCAGATTGCTCTGGGATGGACAAGGGCAGGGCCAATGAACATAGACCTCCCCAAATGTTCTCTAGTTCTGTGGTAACGGGATATCAGGTCTGCTGTATTGGGCAGTTGCCTGGAGAGGCTAAAGCTTTGGCAGCCTGACTGTGTAGGCTCACATCATGTTGGTGGACAGTAATGTAGGATATGGGAAGGCCAGGGCCAGAGGACCCCAGGGACTGGACACAGTAGTAACTCCAACAATAAATAGGCAAAGGAGCCAATGTCTGTGACCCAGGCCACCCTTCACCAGCAGTTCTGTGTTACTAGCCCCTGGAAAGCACCTGCCATCAGGGTCTTAATCCCTGCTATCATCTGGGTGGCACAGATGGTAAAACAGGCTCAGGCATGTGGTTGCCACAAAGCCATATAGCAACTAAGAGGCAGAACAAAAGGTAAAGCCAACTCAGCCTGGCTCTTGAACAAAGTGAGGCTATACCAGAGCAATTTCCAGCATGTATCTCAAGTGCAGGACGGTGATCTCACTGGTCAGCCCTCCACACCCCATTTGTCCCATCCTCAGTCTTCCCAGGACAAGCTCAGAGTTGAATTCCTTGGCCCTACCAGTTTCCACTGTCTTGACCTTGTGCTCCCACAGCTGGTCTGGCCTAGGGCGGTATCAGTAGCACTGGAGGGAAGGAGGCTAAGACTCCTTACCTGTCTGTTGAAGTACAGGAAGCCACGGGGGCAGTTCACATTGTGGAATGGAGCAAACGAGTCAATGGGGCCATCGATGCCCATGGGATGCAGACGCAGAGCTCCACGGCCAGTCACCAGAAGCCAGTGCGGGGAGGGTCCACAGATGAAAACCTGGAGGCAGACACTTTTGAGTGCAGTATGAGTGAGGCACTATCCTCAAATCCAGGCCCTTGCCAGGCCACTTGCCTACCCCTGAATAGCCATAGATGTCCTCGAAATAGCGGAAACGTGCCACACGGCCCCGGACTCCAGACCCCTCCTCAGTACTGCAACCTTCTGCCTTCTTCTTAGATGGCTTTGGCTTCTTTTCACGGAAGTTGATGTTGTGAGGGACCTGGCAGTGGCCATAGTAAGTGCTAGGTCCTCCAGACCCTGCTGGCCTGGCCCCTCAATCTCCCTCATGCCCAAGCAGGGCACAGCCACTGGTACCTTCTTAAAGCGGACTTTGAGATTCCCCTGGCCAAGCTGAGAGTCGTGGGGGAAGGCCTCATAGATAAGCAATTCCTGGTCCACGTGCACCTGGGACATCCAAGCAGGGGTAGTTAGGGTGGGGGTAGTTAGGGTGGGAGTAAGGGAAGGACATGAGGATAGGGCAGGgtcttgggaggcaggcaggtggctAGAAGGAGCTTACCAGCAGGTAGGGCCTGCTCTGCCGGCTTCCCAGAGCAACCAACAACACCTCCTTGACCAAAGGCAGCTCCCCCTGGCGTGTGGCCTCTTCCTTTCTGACTTCACCTTGTGTAGTGGGCTGTCCAAAAGAACTGTCCACCAGGACCCGCTGGCCCACAGGGAAGTTCTTAACTAGGAACACCAGCCGCCAGTCTGGGAGCTGGTAAATCTGGAGAGAGGACAATGGTGAAGAGTGGAAGCAAAGGCTACCGTGCTGTGgtactgttgtgtgtgtgtaatacaccCACCTCCATGGTGCCATTCTCCCGCACGAGCAGGCACCAGTGGGTGGGGTCCACCCTGAAGGGTGCAGGGTCACGGTCAGCGGGGGGCTGGTTGCTCCTGCGGGCCTCCTCTTTGCTGGGACTGAAGAGGGAGCTGGAGTCCCCATACAGCATCTCTTCTTCATCATCCACTGTGGGGCTGGGAACCAATATACAAATACATTACAGCCTGCCATGGGGACACCAGCACCACATGTACCAGTCCCTACGCACCTTGTTTCTGAGCCCAGACCTTCAGCCTCTGAGCCACTTCGGCCCCCCAGTTCGTCACGAGCCCCACCCAGGCGGCTCTCAGTGGTGAACATGCCACTGACATCACGGTACAGGCAGAGTGCAATCACCTTAGACTGCTGTAGGAAATGGAGTGGGGTTCAGACAAGAGCAGGGGCAGGCAATGGGAAGACAAAGGCATCAAGGGTAGGGTGCCTACATGATGCAGCGGAGGCTTGTGCagtgccaggcggtggtggcggcCGCCATATGAATCACTCTTGAGTAGGAACATGGTAACATGGCCCTCAGCACTCATGATGACTACATAGGGATCAGCCACAGCACACTGTACAATGGGGGCACCCAGGTCCACAGGGATGAAGTGGAGTTGATTCACTGTGAACACAAGGTTTTAGGGTGAGGTGGCCAAGTCCATAGCACCTCAAGCCCCATTAACACAGACCTGCCCTTTCACAAACATACCGCCTTCCAACAGGCGAATGCCCAGTGGTGAGACTTGGACAATGTAGCGATTGTCCCCAATGTTTCCGGCAAAGACCGTGGGACCTTGTGTGGCAAAGCCACTGGTGTCCAGCTCCATGATCTCCTGGCCAGTCTGTAGGATCTATGGCGACAGTGTTGAGTGGTGCCCTTCCCCTGGGAACCCTGTTCCTAGTCCCagactcaatttttttttttaccatggtTGAATCTTCCCGACTAAGAATAAGGAAGCCATGTCTTCGCCCATCCTCCTCTGCTTTGGGAGTAGTAGACTCCTGCTCTGTGCTCTCTGCTCTGGGTGCTTCTTCCTGCGAGGGCAAAAGAGGATCAGGGCAGGGGTCACAGTCTAGCAAGGGCAGTGTATGACTGTGACCACCTGGACCCCAGTGTCCCCAGGTGCTGCACAATTCCCTGCCCCTCTGGGTCTCCTTCTCAGTCCAGTCTACCTCCTCTTTCCGCACAGGAGCAATGACTGTCCACATATCATAGCAGCCAGGAAGTTCAAAGGTTGTCACCACCTGGGGCCGGATACTCTTCTGGAATAGAGATGGTGTGGGAGTGAGGGTTCAGCCCAGCTAAGTTGTACTCCGTGTCTCCCACCTTGCCTACACATACCTGCAACACTGACAGGGCCCCATTTTTCCCATAGCCGGAGCAAACCACAATCTCCAGGTCTGGCTCAGGACTGTTCTGAAACTACAGAGTAGGGTAAGGACACAATTTTCCATTTCACCTCTAGGCTCTAAACCTATAGTCCCAACCCCTTGGGTACCTCTTCAGAGAGGAAGGCAGGCTCGCCCACAGCAGCATTGGCACAGGGTCCAATGTTGAGCATGCTGTCACAGACCTGTGGGCACAGCAACAGTCAGCTACGGTAAAGGGGGTGGATATCCACTGCCTTTCCCAGTCTTACCTCAAAAGAGTAGGTGGCCAGCTGTGTGCCTGACTGGGCCTCACTGCCATATACTTCAATCTCATCCACCTCATCTTGTGGCACCGTCTTGCCTCCTGCAACAGACAGAGCCCAACGGAGTCCAACCATGGACTTGTGCCTTCCCCtgctcagctcagctcacccTCTTACCTGTCCAGCCCGCTGTAGGGTCTACTCGCTTCTTCTTAGAGGGAGGTTCTTCCTGTGTGGCATGAGAAATGAGTAGCCCTGAGGCTGTCCCACACATGGGTCATGGAAGGACAGGCCCAGAGACCCCACATTGTGGGCACTTGCCTTGTCAGCAGCCTCACGGACAGAACTGGCCGGGGGCTCCTGCAGCTTCTCTGTGTACTTGAGGAGGAGGGAGTTGCCCAGGCGAGAGCCCAAGAACAGATATCCAGGCTCCATTGTGACCATCTGAGGGAGAGGCGTGAATAAGAGTACAACCAGACCCGGGGGCCCAGAACACTCCCAACCTTGTCCCTACTCACGCTGGTGGTAAGGACGCTGGCAGCTGCCTTGTCGAAGTGAAAGGCTCGGACACTACGCATGCCATCAGTGATGAGGGTCAGCACGTAACTGTGGGTAGAGGTAAGGGTGTTGAGTGGGCAAGGGACACACAGGCACTGAGAAGGCGAGAATGTGGGCATTTCAGAGGTCAGTGTTCATGGGCTGTGGGCTCACATCTCGCCTCCCTTGAGGGAGATGACCATCTTGTCATAAGAGATGAAGGCTGCCTGCGCGCAGTCCAGGGTGATCCGTACGCCCTCTTGGGTACCTATGAGGTATATGGTGATCATGCAAACTGGATGCCTTGCCCTGCACCAGGCACACCCCACTTTTCCCATAGCACACCCCACTCACGTAATGGGAAAGCAGTGGTGCCTGTGGTGAGACTATTGAGAGCCACCCCATATGGGGGAACACTCTGGTTCAGGTACAACAGTGAATTGACAGCGAAGATCACTACCCCACCTGGAGGCAGACACAACTGTTAACTAGAGCAGTTCATTGCTGCTCCCCTACCCCCATTGCCATCCAACACAACCATACCCTTACCTATGGGCTTGGGTACAGCCAGGGCCTGAGTACAGTCAAAAGGCAAGCTGGTGAGGGACCAGATGACTGGATGGACTTTCTGTGTGATGTTCAGCGAGATAGCCACAATGGAGCACGTGTCCTGCCTCACAGCCACCCGCCTAGAGCAGCAGGTAGGTCATCCAGAGGCAGTCACACTGCTCCCAAGGCCAGTGACCCAGTGACCCAGTGATCCCTATCCCCCTGTATAT
This DNA window, taken from Cricetulus griseus strain 17A/GY chromosome 2, alternate assembly CriGri-PICRH-1.0, whole genome shotgun sequence, encodes the following:
- the Cpsf1 gene encoding cleavage and polyadenylation specificity factor subunit 1 isoform X3, coding for MYAVYKQAHPPTGLEFAMYCNFFNNNERNLVVAGTSQLYVYRLNRDAEALTKNDGSTEGKAHREKLELVASFSFFGNVMSMASVQLAGAKRDALLLSFKDAKLSVVEYDPGTHDLKTLSLHYFEESELRDGFVQNVHTPRVRVDPDGRCAAMLIYGTRLVVLPFRRESLAEEHEGLMGEGQRSSFLPSYIIDVRALDEKLLNIIDLQFLHGYYEPTLLILFEPNQTWPGRVAVRQDTCSIVAISLNITQKVHPVIWSLTSLPFDCTQALAVPKPIGGVVIFAVNSLLYLNQSVPPYGVALNSLTTGTTAFPLRTQEGVRITLDCAQAAFISYDKMVISLKGGEIYVLTLITDGMRSVRAFHFDKAAASVLTTSMVTMEPGYLFLGSRLGNSLLLKYTEKLQEPPASSVREAADKEEPPSKKKRVDPTAGWTGGKTVPQDEVDEIEVYGSEAQSGTQLATYSFEVCDSMLNIGPCANAAVGEPAFLSEEFQNSPEPDLEIVVCSGYGKNGALSVLQKSIRPQVVTTFELPGCYDMWTVIAPVRKEEEEAPRAESTEQESTTPKAEEDGRRHGFLILSREDSTMILQTGQEIMELDTSGFATQGPTVFAGNIGDNRYIVQVSPLGIRLLEGVNQLHFIPVDLGAPIVQCAVADPYVVIMSAEGHVTMFLLKSDSYGGRHHRLALHKPPLHHSKVIALCLYRDVSGMFTTESRLGGARDELGGRSGSEAEGLGSETSPTVDDEEEMLYGDSSSLFSPSKEEARRSNQPPADRDPAPFRVDPTHWCLLVRENGTMEIYQLPDWRLVFLVKNFPVGQRVLVDSSFGQPTTQGEVRKEEATRQGELPLVKEVLLVALGSRQSRPYLLVHVDQELLIYEAFPHDSQLGQGNLKVRFKKVPHNINFREKKPKPSKKKAEGCSTEEGSGVRGRVARFRYFEDIYGYSGVFICGPSPHWLLVTGRGALRLHPMGIDGPIDSFAPFHNVNCPRGFLYFNRQGELRISVLPAYLSYDAPWPVRKIPLRCTAHYVAYHVESKVYAVATSTNTPCTRIPRMTGEEKEFEAIERDDRYIHPQQEAFSIQLISPVSWEAIPNARIELEEWEHVTCMKTVSLRSEETVSGLKGYVAAGTCLMQGEEVTCRGRILIMDVIEVVPEPGQPLTKNKFKVLYEKEQKGPVTALCHCNGHLVSAIGQKIFLWSLRASELTGMAFIDTQLYIHQMISVKNFILAADVMKSISLLRYQEESKTLSLVSRDAKPLEVYSVDFMVDNAQLGFLVSDRDRNLMVYMYLPEAKESFGGMRLLRRADFHVGAHVNTFWRTPCRGAAEGPSKKSVMWENKHITWFATLDGGIGLLLPMQEKTYRRLLMLQNALTTMLPHHAGLNPRAFRMLHVDRRILQNAVRNVLDGELLNRYLYLSTMERSELAKKIGTTPDIILDDLLETDRVTAHF